From the genome of Leptotrichia sp. HSP-342:
ATTAAGTCCAGAAGACATTTTTTCATCATCATTTTTGTTTAAAGGCTCTATTGCCACGAATAATTGTGGTTTTGGAAAAGTTATTTCCTTTATGGCAGTTTCTTTTTCATTAGTTGACAATGTATCAGAAGTTTTTGTACTGTTAAATTTTGAAAATACAACAATGTCTCCAGCGATTCCCTTTTGAACTTCTTCCATTTTATTCATAACGAATGTGTAAATTTTTCCAATTCTTTCTTTTGATTTTCTATTTATATTAAAAACTTCGCTATCTTGCTTAACTTCACCAGAATAAACTTTTGCGTATGAAACCTTTCCTAAGAAAGAATCAATTGTAGTTTTAAAAATTTGGCATGTAAATGTATTTTTTTCAGGCTCAATTTTTTTATTGTCATTAGGTGATGGCAAGAAATCCTTTACCATGTCAAAAGTTGTGTGAAGTCCAATATTTTTTAGAGTCGCACCGCAAATAACAGGAATTACAGAACAGTCAAGCACTCCCTGTCTAAGTCCACGATGAATTTCAGCTGTTGTAAATTCAATCCCATTAAAATATTTATCCATTAATTCTTCATCTGTTTCGGCTACCGCTTCCAAAAGCATTTCACGAATTGAATTTATTTCATCATCCATATCAGCGGGCATTTTCACAGTTGCACATTCATTTTTGTTTTTATCAAATTCCCTTGCAAACATATCAATTACATTAATATGCCCACGAAATTCGTCTCCTCGTCCCCAAGGTACATGAAATGGAGCGATTCTTTTACCGTATTTTTCTCTCAACTGTGAAAGAATCTTTTCATAATCAGCTTTTTCATTGTCAATTTTATTTACAAAAATAAATCGTGGAATATTTCTACTGTCTGTAAGCTCAAGAGCCGTTTCTGTCCCAACTGTTAAATCAGTAGTCCCGTCAACAATAATAATAGCTCCGTCAACTGCCGCAAGTCCAGATTCAACTTCTCCAAAAAAATCACTATAGCCTGGAATATCTACAAAATTATATTTTGTCCCCTGATATTCTATGGCATGAAGGCTGAGAGAACTTGTAATTTTAGTATCATTTTCATTACCTGTAATACGGCTGGCAAGTCCTGCTGTAAATTCAAGACCTTCCACCATATTACTTTTTCCAGAACCACTATGTCCTAAAATACCAATGTTTCTAATGTTATTGCTGTCATATATTCTCATAGCATTTCCTCCCTATACATTTCTATTTTTAACAAATTCTATCCTATATTAAATTTTAACTTGAAATTAGAAAAAATCAAGTTAATTTTATGATTTAATTATTTAAATTACACTTGTTATATTTCTAGAAAAAATTTTCCTTGTAATTATAAAAAAAAAATGCTAATATATATGGTAATATTCTTTAAAATTAATAACTAAATTTCCCAAATTTCTATTGGTTAAAAGGAGAATTTTATAATGAAAGGAGATAGTAATGAAGGAAAATTTTGAGAATAATACCGATTCTCTTTGGGAAAATACAGATGAAATTTATGATATTATAAAAAATAATTTAAAAAATGAAAACGAATTTAAAGTGGATTTTGGCTATACAGATGGTTTTCATAAAAGCAACAAGGATGATGATAAAAAAAATAATCACATTATAGATAATGACTTTGCAGAAAATGAAGCAACGATTCCTTATGTAATTATCAATCCTGCAAATGGTCCTTCTGACAAGGCTGATTATGACTATGTTGTTCAAATTAAAAAAAACAAGGAGCTTGGAATTAAAAATCTTGGATATGTAACTACAAATGAATATACTAAAAGTATCAAAAAAGTATGTTTTGAAATTGACAAATATATACATTTTTATGGCTCTGATAATATTTCTGGAATTTTCCTTGATGAAGTTTCATCAGGTACAAATCCATTGGAAATCGATTATATGGCACAAATATATAATTATATAAAAAATAAGTATCCCGACTCAATCATAGTTGCAAATCCTGGAGGAACAGTAACAGATGAGATGTCTAAATACTCTGATTTATGGCTAACAAGTGAAGTATCTGCAAATAACTACATCAATCATTGGACTCCAAGAACTTACAATTTTGAAAATAATCCTGAAAATGCAAGCCGTATTGTCCATGTTGTTCACTCTGCAAAACCAGAACAGTACGAAACTCTACTGAAATTGTCAAAAGAACGAAATGCAGGATTTTTAATGATTACAACCGATGTTCCAAATGTTCCTTACGAAAATTTACCACAAAATTTTGAAAATTTAATATTATCAATAAACAATCCTAAACTTGAAAATCTTTCAAATACAAGAAATGATTTAACTGAAACATCAATATTAGATAATTCATACATAAAATCCGAATCTATTGATTCAAAAAATTCTACATCCGAACAAATTATAAAAAATATCCAAACAGAAAGCTACAATCATAATTCAGACCAGTTTGTATCTTCTGGAAAATACAGTATCACTGGAAATCTTGAAATATCGAGCCTTGATTTTTGGAAACTTTTGGATTTTCATTATAAAGACAGCGTAAAAAACTTCTCCAAAAATGTATTCAATCCCCATTTTGACTTTGGATACAATATTTCAGAAGAATTTATCATAAATGCTTCAAATAAAATAAGTGAATCTGGAAACTTTGAAATTGATTTTAACAAGAACTGGAATATTTAACAAAAAAATTAGCTGTTTCATAAATATCATGATACAGCTTTTTTATATTATTATTCTACTTTTCACTCTTATCCACAATTACTTTTAATGAATGCCAGCTAAGTGTCGCACATTTTACTCTTGCAGGCATTTGAGCCACATATTCCATAAGAACAGCATCTCCTAATTTTTTACTTTCTTCTCTTGTCAATTTTTCTTCCTGCTTCATCATTTTGAAAAACAAATTTACTTTTTCCTTTGCTTCTTCCATTGTCTTCCCTTTTACCAAGTCAATCAGCATAGCCATAGAAGCCGTTGAAATGGCACATCCGCTTCCAATAAAAGCAGCATCTGTTATTACTCCGTTTTCATCAGTTTTTATTTCAAGCGTCAAGTCATCTCCACAGTTTGGATTATGTCCACGTTCTGCAAATGTCGGATTTTCAATTTCACGATTTAGTTCCTTACGTCTGCTATATTCGAGTATTGTCTGCTGATATATTTTTTCTAAATTCATATTAAACCTCCTTTTCAAATTTTTTTCTTTTATTTATTTTTCCTATAATTCAAAAACTTCCTTCACTTTTAAAAGCCCTTCTATCAGTTTATCAACATCCTCTTCATTGTTGTAAATGCTAAAACTTGCACGGCAACACGAAGGCACTCCTAAATACTTCATTAAAGGCTGTGCACAATGATGCCCTGAACGGACTGCCACATTATACGAGTCAAGTATAAATGCCACATCATGAGAATGCACATTTTTTACATTAAAAGCAATAATTCCAGCACGCTGAACATCTTTTGTAAAATATGTTTCTACAAAATCTAGCTTTTTCAATTTTTCTAAAGCAATTTTCGTAAGAGAATTTTCAATTTCATTAATTTTCTCATAACTTATTTCTTCGATAAAATTAATTGCTTCTTCCAGAGTTACTGCTCCTTCCACATTCTGAGTCCCGCCTTCAAATTTATTTGGAAGTGGTGCAAACGTTGATTCCTGTTCTGTTACAAATTCAATCATATCTCCGCCGTATAAGAAAGGTGGCATTTTATCAAGAATATCCTTTTTTCCGTACATAACTCCAATTCCCATTGGTGTAAATAATTTATGTCCTGAAAATACAAGAAAATCTGCATCCAATTTTTGAACATCGTGTTTAAAATGCAGCATCGACTGTGCAGCATCCACAAGAATGCGTATATTTTTATTTTTATTTCGTGCAATTTCAATAATTTCCTTTATTGGCTGAATAACTCCTGTAACATTTACCACAGCAGAAACAGCTACAAGTTTTGTTTTATCTGACAATTTATTTTTAAAATCTTCAATATCAAATTGTCCGTTTTCAGTAAGGTACACAAACCTTATCTTAGCATTTTTCTTTTTAGCTACAAACTGCCAAGGGACAATGTTTGCATGATGATTTGAAATTCCTAGAATTATTTCATCATTTTCGTTTATAAATTCCATTCCGTAAGAATAGGCGATTAAATTGATTGATTCTGTCGTACTTTTTGTAAAAATAACTTCTTCAGGATATTTTGCATTAATAAACTTCTGTACAGTATTTCGTGCATTTGCCATCAAGTTTGAGGCTTCCATTGATAAAGTATGCGAACCACGCCCTGGATTACCATTATATTTTTCATAGTATTCCATAATTTTATCCAGCACTCTTTTAGGCTTTTGTGAAGTTGCCGCTGTATCAAGATAGTGATTATTTCTATTCTTAAATATTGGAAATTCTTTTCTATAGTCCATTTTTTCACTCCCTATATAATTTTACCCACAAGCAATAAAAATTATATCACTTTGTGGGTACTTTTTCAAATTCATATTTTATTCTTTTAGATTCTTCTTTCCAGTTCTTCAAATAATTTCTCTCTTAACTTTTCGTCATCAATGTTATCCATTATTGGACGGAATGAAGATTCTACTATTAATTTTTTTGCTCTTCCTTCAGAAAGACCACGGCTCATTAGATAAAATAATTTTGATTCATCAACTTTTCCGACAGAAGCAGCGTGTTCTCCGATAACATCATCTTCACTACAAAATAGCGTTGGAATAGAGTCAGCCTTTATTTTATCATTTAATAAGATAGCAAATTCTCCTTCACGCCCTTCAGACTTACTCGAACCTTGCTTAAAGTAAAGGTTTCCACGAAATACTTTTTTAGCTTCATCTTTTACAGCCCCTCTTCCTTGAAGTTCCCCAATCGTTCTACGTCCACGGAAAACTACAGAATATTCCAAGTCCAGCTTTCTATCCTCATCAGCAAGGTATGCAGGCCATACATAAACTTCTGATGAATCTTCCTCAAG
Proteins encoded in this window:
- a CDS encoding spherulation-specific family 4 protein, with product MKENFENNTDSLWENTDEIYDIIKNNLKNENEFKVDFGYTDGFHKSNKDDDKKNNHIIDNDFAENEATIPYVIINPANGPSDKADYDYVVQIKKNKELGIKNLGYVTTNEYTKSIKKVCFEIDKYIHFYGSDNISGIFLDEVSSGTNPLEIDYMAQIYNYIKNKYPDSIIVANPGGTVTDEMSKYSDLWLTSEVSANNYINHWTPRTYNFENNPENASRIVHVVHSAKPEQYETLLKLSKERNAGFLMITTDVPNVPYENLPQNFENLILSINNPKLENLSNTRNDLTETSILDNSYIKSESIDSKNSTSEQIIKNIQTESYNHNSDQFVSSGKYSITGNLEISSLDFWKLLDFHYKDSVKNFSKNVFNPHFDFGYNISEEFIINASNKISESGNFEIDFNKNWNI
- a CDS encoding cysteine desulfurase, which encodes MDYRKEFPIFKNRNNHYLDTAATSQKPKRVLDKIMEYYEKYNGNPGRGSHTLSMEASNLMANARNTVQKFINAKYPEEVIFTKSTTESINLIAYSYGMEFINENDEIILGISNHHANIVPWQFVAKKKNAKIRFVYLTENGQFDIEDFKNKLSDKTKLVAVSAVVNVTGVIQPIKEIIEIARNKNKNIRILVDAAQSMLHFKHDVQKLDADFLVFSGHKLFTPMGIGVMYGKKDILDKMPPFLYGGDMIEFVTEQESTFAPLPNKFEGGTQNVEGAVTLEEAINFIEEISYEKINEIENSLTKIALEKLKKLDFVETYFTKDVQRAGIIAFNVKNVHSHDVAFILDSYNVAVRSGHHCAQPLMKYLGVPSCCRASFSIYNNEEDVDKLIEGLLKVKEVFEL
- the sufU gene encoding Fe-S cluster assembly sulfur transfer protein SufU encodes the protein MNLEKIYQQTILEYSRRKELNREIENPTFAERGHNPNCGDDLTLEIKTDENGVITDAAFIGSGCAISTASMAMLIDLVKGKTMEEAKEKVNLFFKMMKQEEKLTREESKKLGDAVLMEYVAQMPARVKCATLSWHSLKVIVDKSEK
- a CDS encoding elongation factor G, which translates into the protein MRIYDSNNIRNIGILGHSGSGKSNMVEGLEFTAGLASRITGNENDTKITSSLSLHAIEYQGTKYNFVDIPGYSDFFGEVESGLAAVDGAIIIVDGTTDLTVGTETALELTDSRNIPRFIFVNKIDNEKADYEKILSQLREKYGKRIAPFHVPWGRGDEFRGHINVIDMFAREFDKNKNECATVKMPADMDDEINSIREMLLEAVAETDEELMDKYFNGIEFTTAEIHRGLRQGVLDCSVIPVICGATLKNIGLHTTFDMVKDFLPSPNDNKKIEPEKNTFTCQIFKTTIDSFLGKVSYAKVYSGEVKQDSEVFNINRKSKERIGKIYTFVMNKMEEVQKGIAGDIVVFSKFNSTKTSDTLSTNEKETAIKEITFPKPQLFVAIEPLNKNDDEKMSSGLNRLMEEDPSFTWHRNLETGQTVLGVQGELHSATVIEKLKAKFGITIKTVELKVPYRETIKGTSDVQGKHKKQSGGHGQYGDVLIKFSYVDDEDFVFEETITGGSVPKSYIPAVEKGLRESLKEGVLASYPVTNIKAVLYDGSYHDVDSSELAFKIAANLAFKKGMLEAKPILLEPIMELTIIVPEEYIGDIIGDINKKRGKVMGMEAHKGTKQKITAEAPMSETFKYANELKAITQGRGYFEMKLVRYEELMGDLAQKVIESRKNRN